A DNA window from Schistocerca gregaria isolate iqSchGreg1 chromosome 2, iqSchGreg1.2, whole genome shotgun sequence contains the following coding sequences:
- the LOC126336165 gene encoding uncharacterized protein LOC126336165 — translation MRSVAKKQLKKKARKLSNLLRSAHRMRKKILNLESLISDLQKNNLISESMGNLLKMLPPGTSEMLKRVSRGQTKEKYPAALQTFALTLNFYSRKAYSYIRRNFNTSLPHPRTLRRWYSVIDGNPGFSKEEAVALRIESQELMNKGKKLLCAMSFDEIAVRKHIEFRQNKFVGYVDYGGELDDDNLPVANEALTFMVTAVNSS, via the exons ATGAGAAGTGTTGCAAAAAAGCAGCTGAAGAAGAAAGCTAGAAAATTAAGTAATTTGCTGCGATCAGCCCACaggatgaggaagaaaattttaaatttggaaTCATTAATAAGTGACCTTCAAAAGAATAATCTTATAAGTGAGTCCATGGGTAATTTGCTGAAG ATGCTGCCACCAGGTACCTCAGAGATGTTAAAGCGTGTCAGCAGAGgtcaaacaaaagaaaagtacccAGCAGCTCTTCAGACCTTTGCTTTAACTCTTAATTTCTACAGCAGGAAGGCTTACAGTTACATAAGGAGAAATTTCAATACATCTCTGCCACATCCACGGACACTGAGAAGGTGGTATAGTGTGATTGATGGAAATCCAGGTTTCAGCAAAGAAGAAGCAGTTGCTCTCAGAATAGAGAGTCAAGAGCTTATGAACAAGGGCAAGAAATTGCTGTGTGCTATGTCATTTGATGAAATTGCTGTAAGGAAACACATTGAATTTCGCCAAAATAAATTTGTTGGATATGTAGATTATGGGGGAGAGCTTGATGATGATAACCTTCCTGTTGCAAATGAGGCACTAACATTTATGGTAACTGCTGTTAACAGTTCCTGA